A stretch of Glandiceps talaboti chromosome 18, keGlaTala1.1, whole genome shotgun sequence DNA encodes these proteins:
- the LOC144448989 gene encoding uncharacterized protein LOC144448989 produces the protein MPAVPANPGPPDHPGLISGATVIGEKGRRGDPGTPGLTGPPGPRGPPGQSGMQGVPGLPGPAIPGPRGSQGAPGVPGLTGFKGEKGDTGSKGITSFELMALIEEIGMLKNRIVGLEQEVVRLKEIGLFPPSDMIEEESSGDLLGVDRNGAPGIPSHLIPDAGAPGLPKKLPTLNAPPLIPN, from the exons ATGCCTGCTGTGCCTGCAAATCCTGGTCCACCAGATCACCCTGGTCTTATAAGTGGTGCTACTGTCATAGGAGAGAAGGGGCGACGGGGAGACCCAGGTACTCCTGGTTTAACAGGGCCTCCTGGTCCAAGAGGTCCACCTGGTCAATCTGGTATGCAAGGTGTGCCAGGTTTACCAGGTCCCGCCATACCAG GTCCACGTGGTAGTCAAGGTGCACCAGGTGTTCCTGGTCTGACAGGTTTCAAGGGAGAAAAGGGGGACACTGGTTCTAAAGGAATAACG TCCTTTGAATTGATGGCACTAATAGAAGAGATTGGCATGCTGAAAAACAGAATTGTTGGTTTAGAACAAGAGGTAGTCAGACTTAAAG AAATTGGACTGTTCCCACCCAGCGATATGATTGAAGAAGAATCTTCAGGCGACTTACTTGGTGTCGACAGAAATGGTGCCCCCGGAATACCATCCCATCTTATTCCTGATGCAGGAGCTCCAGGTTTACCAAAAAAATTACCCACTCTTAATGCACCTCCTCTTATTCCAAATTAA